One Deltaproteobacteria bacterium genomic window, GCCATCTTCAACTTCCTCAAGCGCGATCGGAAAGCTATCGAGATCCCGCTGGAGATGAAGCAGCTCGCCGCCGGCGGGCGCTGAACGCTTTCGCGGACGCCTCCTTCCGGCCCCTCGTCCTCGGCCACTCCGCCCACTTCGAGCAGTCAAGAGCAGTGATCAGTGACCAGTTGCCAGTGACCAGCGGGAGCCATCGAGCCATCGGGTCATTGGGCAATTGTCGGAAGAGTGGGGGGACGAAGGCCGTGCAGCCACCGGGAGTCATGCAGTCGTGAGTCGGGCCGTTGACCGGCGGTCGGCGGATCGCAGGCTTGCCTGCACACCAATATTAGTGTACCCATCAAATGGACTTCTCGGTTGAGTTTTACGAGACGGCGGATGGACACTCACCAGTCGAAGAGTTCCTGGATGATCTCAAGGCGTCTGATCCTGATGTCCACGCGAAGGTGCTCGCTGGGCTGGCCAAACTCCGCGACCGCCGCAACCATCGCGAGCCGCTGTCGAAGCCGGTCGGCCACGGCCTCTTTGAACTGCGCGCGCTTGGCCGCCTCAACACCCGCGCACTCTGGTTCTTCCGCCACGGGCGCCGTATCATCGTGGCGCACGGCATCAGGCACAAAGGCCAGAAACTGCCACCCGAAGCGCTGCGTGTTGCCCGGGCCCGCAAAGCGGATTGGGAACGGAGATTCGGTCGATGAAGAAAACAACCAACTTTGATCGCTACCTCGCCCGCCAATTGCGCACCCCTTCCTTCGCCCGCCGCTATCGGCAGGCTGCAGAAGAATGGAACGTGGCCCTCCAGCTCGCAGCGCTGCGTCAGGCGCGCGGCCTGACGCAAAGTGACGTGGCGCGTCTGGCCGGCACGACGCAGCAGCAGATCAGCCGGATGGAGTCGGCCGATTATCAGGGCCACTCCCTCTCCATGCTCCGCAAGGTCGTTGCCGCACTCGGCGGCTCCGTGCGCGTGCACATCGAGCCCACCCGCGCCGCGGCCGGTACACCGCGGCTTTCGCCACGCCGTGCCGCGTAGAGCCCCACTCGGCCACTCCGCCCACTTCGGCCTCGCTCGCCTGCCGAAGCATCGGCGTAGGCAGGGGCACTTCAGGCCGGTGGACGATGAGGGACGATGAACGATGAGCGATGAATGATGAAGGATGAACGGGGGCGGCGTATCATCGAGCCGCTGCCGATCGAATCATTCCTTCGCGGGAATGACGGAGGGAAATCTGCGCGCCACGACAAGACTTTCGGCCACAGTAGTTCAGGATCAGGAGGCGGCGGCTATAGATACTCGCGAACGAGGATCTCCGCTACGGCCACGGCATTGATGGCGGCGCCGGTGCGCAGATTGTCGCCGCTGATCCACAGGTTCAAGCCGTTGCCGACGGACTCGTCGTCGCGGATGCGGCCCACGCAGGTGGCGTCGGCACCGACCGCCTCGATTGGAGTCGGGTATTCGCCCGCGCCCGGGTCATCTTGCAGCAGCACCCCCGGAGCGGTGCGCAGCAATTCGCGCGCCTCGGCCGCGCCCAGCGGCTCCACGGTTTCGATGTTGACCGACTGACTTAGCCCGAAGAACACAGGCACGCGCACGCTGGTGGCGGTGAGCTGCAGCTCCGCCTCGGCCAGCAGCCGGCGGGTCTGCGCGATCAGCAGCTGCTCGCCGCGGGTGTAACCGCCGGCGAGAAACTCGCCGACCTGGGGCAGCAAGTTAAACGCCATACGCTGGGCAAACACCTCGACCTCGGGACTGCGGCCGTTCAAGATCTCCACCGTCTGCCGGCTCAGGGCTTCGATCCCGGCCCGGCCGGCTTCGGACACCGGTTGATAGCTCGACACCACGACTCGCCGCAGGCCGGCGGCGTCGCGCAAGGGCTTCAGCACCACCGCCAACTGCACCGCCGCCGCCTCGGGGCAGGCAATCAGCCGGCGCGCGCTGTATTCCGCGATGGCCTCGGCGTTGACTTCCGGTACTACCAGCGGAACATCGCCATCGGCCGCGTACAACGGGCTCGAATCTATCACCACCGCATTGGCGGCGGTGGCGCGTCCGGCCCAGGCCGCGCTGACCTGCTCGTTGGCGGCAAAGAAGGCGATGTCGACGCCCTCGAAGTCCGCGCGGTCGATTAGCTCGACGCACGCGCTTTGGCCGGCCGCGGTTACGTTGTCCCCGGCCGTACGCTCCGAGGCATAGGCGCGCAGCTGGCGCAACGGAAAACCACGCTCATCGAGCACTTTGATAATCTCGGCGCCGACCAGCCCGGTGGCCCCGACCACGGCGACGCTGAAGACGGCGTCACTCATGAATCCGCCAGCGCCGTGCGCACCGCCGCTCCCATCTCCTGGGTGCTCACCGCGCGCGTACCGGCGCCGGCAAGATCAGCGGTGCGATAGCCGGCGCGCACGACCGCAGCCACTGCCGACTCGACCGCGGTGGCAGCCTCGGGCTGCGCCAAAGAGTAACGCAGCAGCATGGCCACGGAGAGAATCGCGGCCAGCGGGTTGGCCTTGCCCTGCCCGGCGATGTCGGGAGCACTGCCGTGAATCGGCTCGTACAGCCCGCGCGGTTGCCCGAGCTGGTTGCGGGCTTCCCCCAGCGAAGCCGAGGGCAACAGGCCGAGCGAACCGGCCAACATCGACGCTTCATCAGTGAGGATGTCGCCGAACAAGTTCTCGGTGGCGATGACATCGAAGTCGCGCGGGCGGCGCAGCAAGTGCATCGCCATCGCGTCGACCAACACGTCTTCGTAGGCCACATCGGGGTACTGGCGGGCAACCTCGTGGGCGACTTCGCGCCACAGCCGCGACGACGACAGGACGTTGGCCTTGTCGACCGAAGTCACCTTACGGCGCCGCTGGCGCGCCAGCTCGAAGGCGCTGCGCATGAGCCGGGCAATCTCGGTTTCGTTGTAGATGCAAGTATCGACCGCCTCGCGCCCGTGCGCGGTCTGCCGCCGTTCACTCGGCTGGCCGAAATAGATGCCGCCGGTTAGCTCGCGCACCACGACGAGATCGACGCCGCGCAGGATCTCCGCCCGCAGCGGCGCCGCCTCCAGCAGCTCAGGGAAGACGCTGACCGGGCGCAGATTGGCGAACACGCCGAGTTCGCGGCGCAGCCCGAGCAGCCCCTGCTCGGGGCGCACGGCCGCCGCCGGGTTGTCCCACTTGGGGCCGCCGACAGCGCCGAGCAGCACGGCATCACTGCCGGTGGCCAACTGCCGGGTCGCTGCCGGCAGGGCCGTGCCGTGCGCGTCGATGGCGCAGCCGCCGAACGCCGCCTCGGCGCATTCCAGCGCGAGACCGCGGCGCTCGGCGCACAGCTTCAGTACCGCCACGGCCTCGGCGGTCACTTCCGGTCCAATCCCGTCTCCGGGCAATACGCAGATACTAACGCTCACGATTCCTCCTGCGGCCGCGCGCCCACCTCGGCCGGTCGTGCTCACGGGCCCCCGCTGCGGGGTTGCTGGTGGTGGGCGCGGCGGTACTCGAGTTTGTTGAGCGCGTTGATGTAAGCCAACGCGCTGGCGTGAATGATGTCGGTGTGCGCACCTTGGCCGGTCGCGCTCACGCCCCCTTGGTGAATCAAACACGATACCTCGCCGAGCGCATCGGTACCGCCGGTAATGGCCTTGACCGCGTAGCGCTCCAGCTTGGGATGAATGCCGGTAATCTTGGCGATCACTTTGTAGCAGGCATCCACCATGCCATCGCCGTCGCCCTCGGCTTCGTGCTGCTCGCCGTCAACGCGCAGCCGCAGCTTGGCGTGCGGCAGGGTCGTGCTCGAAGCGGTGACGTACAAGTCAAGCAACTCGAAGCGGTCGGGCACGCGCACCACTTCTTCGGTGACGATGGCGATGAGGTCATCGTCGAAGATCTGCTTCTTGATATCGGCGAGTGCCTTGAAGCGCTCGAAGGCCTTGTTCATGTCGACGTCGTAGAGTTCGACACCGAGCCGCTTCAGGCGTTCGGCGAACGCATGGCGGCCGGAATGCTTGCCCAGCACCAGCTTGTTGCTCGGGATGCCGACCGACTCCGGCCGCATGATCTCGTAGGTGAGCTTGTCCTTGAGGACGCCGTCTTGATGAATGCCGGCCTCGTGGGCAAAGGCGTTGTCGCCAACAATCGGTTTGTTTGCCGGCACCACCAGGCCGGTGACCTGCGACAGCAAGCGGCTGGCCGGGTAGATCTGTTCGGTGACGATGTTGGTGCGCAGGCCGTGGAAATGATCCTTGCGCGTGGCTATCGCCATGGCCACCTCTTCGAGCGAGGTGTTGCCGGCGCGCTCGCCGATGCCGTTGACGGTGCACTCGATCTGGCGCGCGCCGTTACGTACGGCGGACAGCGAGTTGGCCACCGCCATGCCGAGGTCGTTGTGGCAGTGCGTGCTCCAGCGTACGCGCTCGCCGCCAGGGGTGTTGGCGATCAGGAACTTGAACAAGGCGCCGAGCTCTTCCGGGATGGCGTAGCCGGTGGTGTCGGGCACGTTGAGCGTCAGCGCGCCGGCCTTGATCACCTCGCCAAAGATCTGCACCAGGTAATCGCGGTCCGAGCGCGAGGCGTCCTCGGCCGAGAACTCGATGTAGTCGAGGTATTGCTTGGCGTACTGCACCGCCCAGCAGGCGGCATCGATCACCTCCTGGCGGCTCATCATCAGCTTGCGCTTGAGGTGCAGGTCGGAGGTGGCGATGAAGATGTGAACGCCGGGATGAGCGGCCTTCTCGACGCTCTTAACCGCCTGCCTGATGTCGGCCTCGCGCGTGCGCGCCAAGCTGAGCACGATCGGCCGGCTGACCGCCTCGGCGACGCGAGCGACGGAATCGAAGTCACCCGGTGAGGAGACGGCAAAGCCGGCCTCGATCACGTCGACCCCCAGCTTTTCCAACTGGCGGGCGATGACCACCTTCTCCTCCACGTTCATGGTTGCGCCCGGCGACTGCTCGCCGTCACGTAAGGTGGTGTCGAAGATTTGGACGACCTCTGGTTTCATGGCGCACTCCCTATAGCATCGACTCGTGCGGGCACGAAGGCGCTGCCGGTTCGGGCGGCCAAACGAAAAGGCCACGGGGTGCGCTGCCCGTGGCCCTTCAGAAACACAAACGCCACGGACAGCTTTACCCGCCGTGGCGTCGTTTGGTCGCGTTGGTCTTGGCCTACGCTCCCCCCGACGCACCGGGCGGGCATCGCAGCAGCAGCAGCAGCAGCGCCAGCAACAACTGTCCGAGCGCGGTGTGAGCGTTGGCGTTCATTGGCCGCCATCCGTATGAGACTCCACCGGTCTTGTCAAGCCGGGTTCCACCAGTTTGAGCCGGCGCCGCCAGCGCCCGTGCAGCAGCCAGCGCACCCGCACGATCAGCGCACGCGCCGGGCCCGAGGCGGCAAACAGGGTGGCGCCGGCGAAGATGATCAGTTGCGGCTCGGCGATCAGCAGCTTGAGCAGGAAGATGCCGGCCACCAGCAACCAGAACGGCTGGCGGCGGTGGATGTTAACTTCCTTGAAGCTGAAGTACTTGATGTTGCTGACCATCAGCCCGGCCAGCACGTAGGTCATCAGCAGTACCAGCAGATGCTTGTGGGTGGCGCCTTCGCCGCCGAAGTAAAAGTAGAGCAGCAACGTGGCGGCAACGACATCGGCCGCGGCCGGGATCGGCAGGCCGATGAAGTGGCGCTTTTCGACGTTGTCGTACTGGACGTTGAAGCGGGCCAGCCGCAGGGCCCCGCAGGTCACATACAGTGAGGCAGCGAGCCAGCCCCAGCTGTGCCACGGTTCGAGCGCCCAGCGGTAGACCAGAATGCCCGGCGCCACGCCGAAGGCGACCAGATCCGAGAGCGAGTCGTACTCGATGCCGAAGCGGCTGGTGGCGCCGGTCATGCGCGCGATGCGGCCGTCGAGGATGTCGAAGAGCTGCGCCAGCAAGATCACCAACGCGGCGATCTGGAAATCGCCGTGCAGGCTGGCGATCACCGAGTAGAAGCCGCAGAACAGGCCGCCGGTGGTGAACAGGTTGGGCAGGATGTAGACGCCCTTGCGCAGCGGCGGCGGCACCCGATGCGCTGCCCTGATGACCCGCACTCTTTCCCTTACGGCCATATCCCAATCACCGTTTCTCCGGCGGTGGTGCGGTCACCTACCTGCACCTGCACCGCGGCCGGCGGCGGCAAGTAAACGTCGAGCCGCGAGCCGAACTTGATGATGCCGCAGCGCTGCCCGCGCCCGATGGTCATCCCCGGCGCCAGATAGCAAACAATGCGGCGGGCGAGGAAGCCGGCGATCTGCACGAAGCAGATGCGCCGCCCGCGGGCATCTTCGACCACGATCGCGTTCTGCTCGTTGTCGAGCGAGGCCTTCTCGGCGAAGGCACGGAAGTACTTGCCATGATTGTAGTGCGTGCTGATCACGGTACCGCTCACCGGATTGCGGTTGACGTGGACGTTGAGCGGCGACATGAAAATGCTGATCTTGGTGACCTCGGCCTTCAAGAAGCGCTCCTCACGCACCGTGGCCACGCTGATCACGCGGCCGTCGGCCGGGGCCAGGATCAAGCGCTCATCCGCCGGCACCTCGCGCTCGGGGTCACGGAAGAAGTTAAGCACCAGCGCCAACAGCGCCGCGCCGGCAAGGCCGCCTAGCGCTCCCGCCAGCCACCACAGCAGCAGCGCTATCAGCGCCGCCACCGTAATCAGCGGGTAGCCCTCGCGCGCCAGCGGCAGCCGCAACGACGGAGGTGAGGGACTATGGAGCGTCTCGGTATCCAAGGCGGCCGCAATATAGCCCAACGGCAGAGGCGACCCAACCCATATGCGAGGCTTCAGTTGCCGCCCGCCGGCAGGCGGAAGCGGACCGGGTATTCGCGCTCCCCCGGGGCAACGGCGTGGGCGACCAGCTCGCCGAGAATGCCGGCCGTCAGCAACTGCACGCCGACGACGATCAGCAGCACGCCCGCAATCAGCAGCGGATGCCGCCGCTGAATGTTACCGTACAACAGCCGCAGGTAGGTAACGTAGAGGACGATGAGGGTGCCCGGAGCGAGCAAGCCCGCTCCGGCAAGCCCGAACAGGTGCGCCGGCCGGCGCCGGAAACGGGTTAGAAAGAGCACCGTGACCAGATCCATCGCAGCGTAGAGCGCCCGCATCGAACCGTAGCGCGAACGACCAGCGCGGCGCGGGCGATGGTTGATCGGCAGCTCGCTCACCGAAAAGCCGCGCCAGAATGCCAGTAGCGGCAGGAACCGGTGCAGCTCGCCGTAGAGCGGCAACTCCGCCACCACCTCGCGGCGAAAGCCCTTCAGGCCGCAGTTGAGATCATGCAACTTGAGCCCGAAGAGGCGGCGTGAGACGAAGTTGAACAAGCGCGAGGCCAGCACCCGCGACAGCGGGTCCTGGCGCGCCACCTTCCAGCCGTTGACGACGTCCGATTTGGCGAGCGCCGCCACTACCGGCGCAATCTCGCGCGGATCATCCTGCAAATCGCCATCGAGGGTGACCACCAAGCGGCCGCGGGCGGCGCGAAAACCCGTGGCCAATGCCGCCGCCTTGCCGCACTGCCGGCGCAGCGAGATCGCCCCCAGCCGGGCGTCGGCCGCGTGCAGCTCGCGCAAAACGGCGGTGGTCTCGTCGGTGCTGCCGTCGTCGACCACGATCATCTCCCAGCTCAGACCGGTGGCCGCCACCGCCGCCGCCGTCTCCTGCCAAAGTTGGCGCAACGAAGCAGCCTCGTTGTGAGCCGGCACCACAACTGAGAGCTCAACCTGACCGCGGCCGGCACGGGCACTCGGGTCAACCCCGTGCGCCGGAAATGGCGAGTCGCTCGATGACATCAATCTCCTCCGCCCAGGTCGCCCCCTGCGCCTGTTGCACACGCACCCCCCACATAGCAACCCCCTCCTCATAGATCCGCAGCACCGCCGCCGCCAGCGCCGCAGGATCCGCCGGCGGCACCACCAAGCCCGTCACCCCCTCGCCAATCATGTCCGGCAGGCCACCGACGCGCGTAACCACCACCGGACGGTGGAACTGCTGCGCCAGCGCCACCACCCCGCTCTGGGTTGCCGCGCGGTACGGTACCACCACCACGTCCGCCGCAGAAAAGTAGACGCCGACCTCTTCGTTCGGCACATAACGATCCAGGAGCCGAACACGCTCGGCCAGCCCCAGCTCATCCACCAGTGCCTGGTAGGGCGCCCGTGGCTCGTAGAACTCGCCCGCGACCACCAACGTACAGGCGCGGCGGCGCCCGATCTCGGGCATGGCGCGAATCAGGTCCGTCAGCCCTTTGTAGCGGCGCACCAAGCCGAAGAAGAGCAGCACGTCACCCGACAGCCCCAGCTGCGCGCGCGCCACAGCGGGCGCGAGGGGCGGCCCGAACTCGGGCAAGTCGTAGGCCGGATGCGTGGTGCGCACCACCGTCACCCCGGCGCGATGGCGCCGCAGGCGCTCCGCATCTGCCTGCGAGTGCACGATCGCACCGTCGCACCGGCGCAGGGCATAGCCGGTCAGCCAGTCGTCGAGCGGCGTGGCATCGTGAGCGCCGAGGTTGTGGCAAAGAAAGGCAACCCGCCGGCCGCGGCGCCGGATCAGCTGTACGAACGTGGCCAGCACCGCCCCCAACGCCGGCTGCCACCATGCCATCAGCACCAGATCGGGGCCGAAGCGGCTGACCGCCGCGGCTGCCGCCCGCCAGGTCCACGGCGCCAGCGGGTCCACCACCGCGTCGACCCCGAGGGCGAGCGCCACGCTGCTGTAATCACGTTCAGTCGTACCTGGAAACACATAGCGCGGATACTGACGCCGCAGCCCGACGACTTGGACGAGATGGCCGGCGCGCCGCAACGCGCGCACCAGCGCGGTGGTGTAGTGGGCAATGCCTCCGCGCAACGGCGGCGCCGGACCAACGACGGTAAGCCGCAAGCGCGGCCGCGCGTTCCCCTCCCCTGCCATGGCCAGCTGGGATAGCACAGCCGCGGGCAAAGCGTGACCGCTCGAGGTGACCCGGGCGGCGGTTGCTGGTAAGAGACGGGGCGAATTTCGGGTCCCGTGCCA contains:
- a CDS encoding glycosyltransferase, producing the protein MAGEGNARPRLRLTVVGPAPPLRGGIAHYTTALVRALRRAGHLVQVVGLRRQYPRYVFPGTTERDYSSVALALGVDAVVDPLAPWTWRAAAAAVSRFGPDLVLMAWWQPALGAVLATFVQLIRRRGRRVAFLCHNLGAHDATPLDDWLTGYALRRCDGAIVHSQADAERLRRHRAGVTVVRTTHPAYDLPEFGPPLAPAVARAQLGLSGDVLLFFGLVRRYKGLTDLIRAMPEIGRRRACTLVVAGEFYEPRAPYQALVDELGLAERVRLLDRYVPNEEVGVYFSAADVVVVPYRAATQSGVVALAQQFHRPVVVTRVGGLPDMIGEGVTGLVVPPADPAALAAAVLRIYEEGVAMWGVRVQQAQGATWAEEIDVIERLAISGARG
- a CDS encoding aspartate-semialdehyde dehydrogenase, yielding MSDAVFSVAVVGATGLVGAEIIKVLDERGFPLRQLRAYASERTAGDNVTAAGQSACVELIDRADFEGVDIAFFAANEQVSAAWAGRATAANAVVIDSSPLYAADGDVPLVVPEVNAEAIAEYSARRLIACPEAAAVQLAVVLKPLRDAAGLRRVVVSSYQPVSEAGRAGIEALSRQTVEILNGRSPEVEVFAQRMAFNLLPQVGEFLAGGYTRGEQLLIAQTRRLLAEAELQLTATSVRVPVFFGLSQSVNIETVEPLGAAEARELLRTAPGVLLQDDPGAGEYPTPIEAVGADATCVGRIRDDESVGNGLNLWISGDNLRTGAAINAVAVAEILVREYL
- a CDS encoding XRE family transcriptional regulator, which codes for MKKTTNFDRYLARQLRTPSFARRYRQAAEEWNVALQLAALRQARGLTQSDVARLAGTTQQQISRMESADYQGHSLSMLRKVVAALGGSVRVHIEPTRAAAGTPRLSPRRAA
- a CDS encoding type II toxin-antitoxin system RelE/ParE family toxin, translating into MDFSVEFYETADGHSPVEEFLDDLKASDPDVHAKVLAGLAKLRDRRNHREPLSKPVGHGLFELRALGRLNTRALWFFRHGRRIIVAHGIRHKGQKLPPEALRVARARKADWERRFGR
- the pssA gene encoding CDP-diacylglycerol--serine O-phosphatidyltransferase, translated to MAVRERVRVIRAAHRVPPPLRKGVYILPNLFTTGGLFCGFYSVIASLHGDFQIAALVILLAQLFDILDGRIARMTGATSRFGIEYDSLSDLVAFGVAPGILVYRWALEPWHSWGWLAASLYVTCGALRLARFNVQYDNVEKRHFIGLPIPAAADVVAATLLLYFYFGGEGATHKHLLVLLMTYVLAGLMVSNIKYFSFKEVNIHRRQPFWLLVAGIFLLKLLIAEPQLIIFAGATLFAASGPARALIVRVRWLLHGRWRRRLKLVEPGLTRPVESHTDGGQ
- a CDS encoding 2-isopropylmalate synthase, whose translation is MKPEVVQIFDTTLRDGEQSPGATMNVEEKVVIARQLEKLGVDVIEAGFAVSSPGDFDSVARVAEAVSRPIVLSLARTREADIRQAVKSVEKAAHPGVHIFIATSDLHLKRKLMMSRQEVIDAACWAVQYAKQYLDYIEFSAEDASRSDRDYLVQIFGEVIKAGALTLNVPDTTGYAIPEELGALFKFLIANTPGGERVRWSTHCHNDLGMAVANSLSAVRNGARQIECTVNGIGERAGNTSLEEVAMAIATRKDHFHGLRTNIVTEQIYPASRLLSQVTGLVVPANKPIVGDNAFAHEAGIHQDGVLKDKLTYEIMRPESVGIPSNKLVLGKHSGRHAFAERLKRLGVELYDVDMNKAFERFKALADIKKQIFDDDLIAIVTEEVVRVPDRFELLDLYVTASSTTLPHAKLRLRVDGEQHEAEGDGDGMVDACYKVIAKITGIHPKLERYAVKAITGGTDALGEVSCLIHQGGVSATGQGAHTDIIHASALAYINALNKLEYRRAHHQQPRSGGP
- the leuB gene encoding 3-isopropylmalate dehydrogenase, encoding MSVSICVLPGDGIGPEVTAEAVAVLKLCAERRGLALECAEAAFGGCAIDAHGTALPAATRQLATGSDAVLLGAVGGPKWDNPAAAVRPEQGLLGLRRELGVFANLRPVSVFPELLEAAPLRAEILRGVDLVVVRELTGGIYFGQPSERRQTAHGREAVDTCIYNETEIARLMRSAFELARQRRRKVTSVDKANVLSSSRLWREVAHEVARQYPDVAYEDVLVDAMAMHLLRRPRDFDVIATENLFGDILTDEASMLAGSLGLLPSASLGEARNQLGQPRGLYEPIHGSAPDIAGQGKANPLAAILSVAMLLRYSLAQPEAATAVESAVAAVVRAGYRTADLAGAGTRAVSTQEMGAAVRTALADS
- a CDS encoding glycosyltransferase family 2 protein, translated to MSSSDSPFPAHGVDPSARAGRGQVELSVVVPAHNEAASLRQLWQETAAAVAATGLSWEMIVVDDGSTDETTAVLRELHAADARLGAISLRRQCGKAAALATGFRAARGRLVVTLDGDLQDDPREIAPVVAALAKSDVVNGWKVARQDPLSRVLASRLFNFVSRRLFGLKLHDLNCGLKGFRREVVAELPLYGELHRFLPLLAFWRGFSVSELPINHRPRRAGRSRYGSMRALYAAMDLVTVLFLTRFRRRPAHLFGLAGAGLLAPGTLIVLYVTYLRLLYGNIQRRHPLLIAGVLLIVVGVQLLTAGILGELVAHAVAPGEREYPVRFRLPAGGN
- a CDS encoding phosphatidylserine decarboxylase family protein — encoded protein: MRLPLAREGYPLITVAALIALLLWWLAGALGGLAGAALLALVLNFFRDPEREVPADERLILAPADGRVISVATVREERFLKAEVTKISIFMSPLNVHVNRNPVSGTVISTHYNHGKYFRAFAEKASLDNEQNAIVVEDARGRRICFVQIAGFLARRIVCYLAPGMTIGRGQRCGIIKFGSRLDVYLPPPAAVQVQVGDRTTAGETVIGIWP